A region from the Haloarcula limicola genome encodes:
- a CDS encoding ABC transporter permease, with protein sequence MSVRERVTAARERATDGDETALGQGLTLLAGAIAAAVVLPLGWLVVDAFGLGSRALELLVAGQTIRVLLRSVALVGVVTAASVLIGVPLAVLTVQGDLPFSRFWTVVVALPLAVPSYLGAFAAVSAFGPRGQLANILAPLGIEQVPTVYGFVGASVVLTLYTYPYVFLTTRASLLSLDASLVEAARTLNAGRWEAFRRVTLPQILPGIAAGALLVALYTLSDFGTPNIMRVEVFTQFIYARYNGFMRDYAALLSLQLFAVTAVILAIESRVGADDSGAYASGGDRGAFDLDLGLWRYPAAILPAAVGLVAILLPVGIFGVWFLRSGPGYATGSMAFSWSYGWNSVYVALLAAGGSVLVALPIALRSAASSSRLASLADRAPYVGYATPGIVLAIALVSFSLDVLPALYRTIPLLVFAYVVRFMPQAIGSIRTSALQVDSRFVEAARVLGRSPLGAFRSVTLPLVLPGIATGAALVFLTTMKELPATLILRPLRFDTLVTYIWRVQEAGLYGAAAVPALVLVVVSGLSMAVILAQGSGPGADT encoded by the coding sequence ATGAGCGTCCGCGAGCGCGTCACGGCCGCCCGCGAGCGGGCCACCGACGGCGACGAGACGGCGCTCGGTCAGGGGCTGACTCTGCTGGCCGGAGCCATCGCCGCCGCGGTCGTCCTCCCGCTCGGCTGGCTGGTCGTCGACGCGTTCGGCCTCGGCTCGCGGGCCCTCGAACTGCTGGTCGCCGGCCAGACGATACGGGTACTGCTCCGGAGCGTCGCGCTCGTGGGCGTCGTCACGGCCGCGAGCGTCCTGATCGGGGTGCCGCTGGCCGTCCTCACCGTTCAGGGAGACCTCCCGTTCAGCCGCTTCTGGACCGTCGTCGTCGCGCTCCCGCTCGCGGTGCCGAGCTATCTGGGCGCTTTCGCCGCCGTCTCGGCGTTCGGACCCCGCGGGCAACTGGCGAATATCCTCGCTCCGCTCGGGATCGAACAGGTCCCGACCGTCTACGGGTTCGTCGGTGCCTCGGTCGTCCTCACGCTGTACACGTACCCCTACGTCTTCCTCACGACCCGGGCCTCGCTGCTGTCGCTCGACGCCTCGCTCGTCGAGGCCGCTCGGACGCTCAACGCCGGCCGGTGGGAGGCGTTCCGCCGGGTGACACTCCCGCAGATACTCCCGGGGATCGCGGCCGGAGCCCTGCTCGTGGCGCTGTACACCCTCTCCGACTTCGGGACGCCGAACATCATGCGCGTCGAGGTGTTCACGCAGTTCATCTACGCCCGCTACAACGGCTTCATGCGGGACTACGCGGCGCTCCTGTCCCTGCAACTGTTCGCCGTGACGGCGGTGATCCTGGCGATCGAGTCCCGCGTCGGCGCGGACGACTCCGGGGCCTACGCCTCCGGCGGGGACCGCGGGGCGTTCGACCTCGACCTCGGTCTCTGGCGGTATCCCGCCGCGATACTGCCCGCGGCCGTCGGCCTCGTCGCCATCCTGCTCCCGGTCGGTATCTTCGGCGTCTGGTTCCTCCGGAGCGGGCCGGGGTACGCCACCGGCTCGATGGCCTTCTCGTGGAGCTACGGCTGGAACTCCGTCTACGTGGCCCTGCTGGCGGCCGGCGGATCCGTGCTGGTCGCGCTCCCCATTGCCCTGCGGTCGGCGGCCTCTTCCTCCCGGCTGGCCTCGCTGGCGGACCGCGCTCCGTACGTCGGGTACGCGACGCCGGGCATCGTCCTGGCGATCGCGCTCGTGAGCTTCAGCCTCGACGTGCTGCCGGCGCTGTACCGGACGATCCCGTTGCTCGTGTTCGCGTACGTCGTCCGGTTCATGCCCCAGGCCATCGGCTCCATCCGCACGTCGGCGCTGCAGGTCGATAGTCGGTTCGTCGAGGCCGCCCGGGTACTCGGCCGGTCGCCGTTGGGCGCTTTCCGCTCGGTGACCCTCCCGCTGGTGCTGCCGGGCATCGCGACTGGGGCCGCGCTGGTCTTCCTCACGACGATGAAGGAACTGCCGGCGACGCTCATCTTGCGGCCGCTCAGGTTCGACACGCTCGTGACCTACATCTGGCGGGTCCAGGAGGCCGGGCTGTACGGCGCGGCGGCGGTTCCGGCGCTGGTCCTCGTGGTCGTCTCCGGGCTCTCGATGGCGGTCATCCTCGCCCAGGGGAGCGGTCCCGGAGCGGACACCTGA
- a CDS encoding ArnT family glycosyltransferase — protein sequence MFQRIRRSEWAAAVGLAALGALVVAVVSTQLFPYHSLNHDEGVYLQQAAMLLEGRLFLQSPVEGAFRPWFFVESDRGMYSKYSPVAPALFALGKLLGGYRVALVGIAAGNLLLVVGVVREVFDYRTGLLAGAFVLASPLFLVDSSVFLPYAPTTLLNLAFAYAYLRADRAADGRRWAALAGVAVGLAFFSRPYTSVLFAAPFIAHALWTLATRWRTTLPRQAITAGLGTAGVALTLGYNAVVTGSPWVFPYQAFAPEDGLGFGHRELLGHEIVYTPELALRANRLVLELFFTEWVAGGLLGTALAVVGLAYAARADVEPRRVVLAGLFVSVAVGNVYFWGNFNVLGDLDVAGDGLVSALGPYYHFDLLLPTAAFAARGAVGGYESVGRALDGRFGDRSRRIALAAVVLVSAAALGGVTAGNLAEPVEDNAEVTRTYEDAYEPFEGGPPANSLVLLPDPYGNWLNHPFQYLRNDPGYDGRAVYAVDDRPFAVTEAFPDRRVYRYVYRGAWAPPGGSPDAARLQRVRDVSGRQVRLDATVGVPKGAIGVTVRVATDDGSAYYVVPDAGETADLSLTVEDGNVTVAGGPRRVRNGTLSVSGRDTVRTTIFVDYAGGGGFAYRLDLPVDADGDGMRALTPRVEWCRNARACGGAAAYVPEAVPNGVSVETNLTASERKR from the coding sequence ATGTTCCAACGGATCCGTCGGTCGGAGTGGGCCGCGGCCGTCGGCCTGGCCGCCCTCGGCGCGCTCGTGGTCGCCGTCGTCTCGACTCAGTTGTTCCCGTATCACTCGCTGAACCACGACGAGGGCGTCTACCTCCAGCAGGCCGCGATGCTGCTGGAGGGGCGGCTGTTCCTCCAGTCGCCCGTCGAGGGGGCGTTTCGCCCGTGGTTCTTCGTCGAGAGCGACCGGGGGATGTACTCGAAGTACTCGCCGGTGGCTCCCGCGCTGTTCGCCCTCGGGAAGCTACTGGGGGGCTATCGCGTGGCGCTGGTCGGCATCGCGGCCGGGAACCTCCTGCTCGTCGTCGGCGTCGTCCGGGAGGTCTTCGACTACCGGACCGGGCTCCTCGCCGGGGCGTTCGTCCTCGCCTCGCCGCTGTTCCTCGTCGACTCGTCGGTGTTCCTGCCCTACGCGCCGACGACCCTGCTGAACCTCGCGTTCGCCTACGCGTACCTCCGGGCCGACCGGGCCGCCGACGGCCGGCGGTGGGCGGCCCTCGCCGGGGTCGCCGTGGGGCTGGCCTTCTTCTCGCGGCCCTACACGTCGGTTCTGTTCGCGGCACCGTTCATCGCCCACGCGCTCTGGACGCTCGCGACCCGGTGGCGGACGACCCTCCCTCGGCAGGCGATTACCGCCGGGCTCGGGACCGCCGGCGTCGCCCTCACGCTGGGGTACAACGCCGTCGTGACCGGCTCCCCGTGGGTGTTCCCCTATCAGGCGTTCGCCCCCGAAGACGGACTGGGCTTCGGCCACCGGGAGCTACTCGGCCACGAGATCGTCTACACGCCGGAACTGGCCCTGCGAGCGAACCGATTGGTACTCGAGCTGTTCTTCACCGAGTGGGTCGCCGGCGGGCTGCTGGGGACGGCGCTGGCCGTCGTCGGTCTCGCGTACGCGGCCCGCGCCGACGTCGAACCGCGGCGAGTCGTGTTGGCCGGCCTGTTCGTCAGCGTCGCGGTCGGGAACGTCTACTTCTGGGGGAACTTCAACGTCCTCGGCGATCTGGACGTCGCCGGTGACGGCCTCGTCTCCGCGCTCGGCCCCTACTACCACTTCGACCTCCTGTTGCCGACGGCGGCCTTCGCCGCTCGCGGGGCGGTCGGCGGCTACGAGTCGGTCGGCCGGGCGCTCGACGGCCGATTCGGGGACCGCTCCCGACGAATCGCACTGGCGGCGGTCGTCCTCGTGAGCGCCGCCGCCCTCGGGGGCGTCACCGCCGGGAACCTCGCGGAACCGGTCGAGGACAACGCGGAGGTGACTCGCACCTACGAGGACGCATACGAGCCGTTCGAGGGCGGACCGCCGGCGAACTCGCTGGTGTTGCTGCCCGACCCCTACGGGAACTGGCTCAACCACCCGTTCCAGTACCTCCGGAACGACCCCGGCTACGACGGCCGGGCCGTCTACGCCGTCGACGACCGCCCCTTCGCCGTGACCGAGGCGTTCCCCGACCGGCGGGTCTACCGATACGTCTACCGGGGAGCGTGGGCTCCGCCCGGGGGGTCGCCCGACGCGGCGCGGCTCCAGCGCGTCCGCGATGTCTCGGGTCGGCAGGTCCGCCTCGATGCGACCGTCGGCGTTCCGAAGGGCGCTATCGGCGTCACCGTCCGCGTGGCGACCGACGACGGGAGCGCCTACTACGTCGTCCCGGACGCGGGCGAGACGGCCGATCTCTCGCTGACCGTCGAGGACGGAAACGTGACGGTTGCGGGTGGCCCGCGCCGGGTCCGGAACGGGACCCTCTCGGTATCGGGACGGGACACCGTCCGGACCACGATATTCGTCGACTACGCCGGCGGCGGCGGGTTCGCGTACCGACTGGACCTCCCGGTCGACGCCGACGGCGACGGCATGCGGGCGCTCACCCCGCGCGTCGAGTGGTGTCGGAACGCCCGGGCCTGCGGCGGGGCCGCGGCGTACGTGCCCGAGGCCGTCCCCAACGGGGTCTCCGTCGAGACGAACCTGACGGCGAGCGAGCGGAAGCGATAA
- a CDS encoding gluconate 2-dehydrogenase subunit 3 family protein has translation MQLTRRDALAALSAAGVAVGGGGAVLLGADDGDGDRDDGDGPLDDGKLKTLAAAGEVLYPEAVEGVEEFVTRYAEGRARNQPDHAAGMAEAVAYVDDYCRSWFDRRFAALDGSTRESALRRMNADAVEPDPEGSDVQRVRYYVVNELLYALYSSPTGGELVGIENPQGHPGGTTSYQRGPGQ, from the coding sequence ATGCAACTGACTCGTCGGGACGCGCTCGCGGCGCTGTCGGCGGCCGGCGTCGCCGTCGGCGGTGGCGGGGCTGTGCTGCTCGGGGCCGACGACGGCGACGGGGACCGGGACGACGGCGACGGTCCGCTCGACGACGGGAAACTGAAGACGCTGGCGGCCGCCGGGGAGGTCCTCTACCCGGAGGCCGTCGAGGGCGTCGAGGAGTTCGTCACCCGATACGCGGAGGGGCGCGCTCGGAACCAGCCCGACCACGCCGCCGGGATGGCCGAGGCGGTCGCCTACGTCGACGACTACTGTCGGTCGTGGTTCGATCGGCGGTTCGCCGCGCTCGACGGGTCGACCAGGGAGTCGGCGCTCCGCCGGATGAACGCCGACGCGGTCGAGCCGGACCCCGAGGGCTCCGACGTACAGCGCGTGCGGTACTACGTCGTCAACGAACTGCTCTACGCGCTGTACAGCTCGCCGACCGGCGGGGAACTCGTCGGGATCGAGAACCCACAGGGCCACCCCGGCGGGACGACGAGCTATCAGCGGGGGCCGGGGCAGTGA
- a CDS encoding ABC transporter ATP-binding protein, translating to MTAQHQPDLGASEFDTVEAAVDDPERTVLEIDGITKDYGQEVAVDDLSLSVRDGELLTLLGPSGCGKTTTLRLLAGLERPTAGHIDIAGERVTGDGEDGFRQPDQRDVGIVFQDFALFPHLSVAENVAFGLTDLDETATQRRVDDLLELVDLTDHHDKMPGNLSGGQQQRVALARSLAPEPDVLLLDEPFSNLDVRLRVEMREEVRRILKRAGVTAVSVTHDQEEALSISDRVAIMNDGTVAQVGDPAEVFENPESRFVASFLGQASFLSGRVAGTAVETGLGSLDVDRLNGSVDAYDGATVDVLVRPDDLRAVPTSEPKADGYVVHRQYNGPSFVYRVELHSGDVVHCMHNHVETFAAGEPVAVQLAADHDLAWYPAE from the coding sequence GTGACGGCACAGCACCAGCCCGACCTCGGAGCCTCGGAGTTCGACACGGTCGAGGCGGCGGTCGACGACCCGGAGCGGACCGTCCTCGAGATAGACGGCATCACCAAGGACTACGGGCAGGAAGTGGCCGTCGACGACCTCTCGCTCTCGGTCAGGGACGGGGAGCTCCTGACGCTGCTCGGTCCCTCGGGCTGCGGGAAGACGACGACGCTGCGACTGCTCGCGGGTCTCGAACGCCCGACCGCGGGACACATCGACATCGCGGGCGAGCGGGTCACCGGCGACGGCGAGGACGGGTTCCGCCAGCCCGACCAGCGGGACGTGGGCATCGTCTTCCAGGACTTCGCGCTCTTTCCCCACCTCTCGGTCGCCGAGAACGTCGCGTTCGGGCTGACGGATCTCGACGAGACGGCGACCCAGCGCCGGGTCGACGACCTGCTCGAACTGGTGGACCTGACCGACCACCACGACAAGATGCCCGGCAACCTCTCGGGGGGGCAACAGCAGCGCGTCGCCCTCGCCCGCTCGCTCGCGCCCGAACCGGACGTGCTCCTCCTCGACGAGCCGTTCTCGAACCTCGACGTCCGCCTCCGCGTCGAGATGCGCGAGGAGGTCCGCAGGATCCTGAAGCGGGCCGGCGTCACGGCCGTCTCCGTGACCCACGACCAGGAGGAGGCGCTCTCCATCAGCGACCGCGTCGCCATCATGAACGACGGGACAGTCGCGCAGGTCGGTGACCCGGCCGAGGTGTTCGAGAACCCCGAGAGCCGCTTCGTCGCGAGTTTCCTCGGGCAGGCGAGCTTCCTCTCGGGCCGCGTCGCGGGGACGGCCGTCGAGACGGGACTGGGGTCGCTGGACGTCGACCGACTGAACGGCTCCGTCGACGCGTACGACGGCGCGACGGTCGACGTGCTCGTCCGCCCGGACGACCTCCGCGCGGTGCCGACCAGCGAGCCGAAAGCCGACGGCTACGTCGTCCACCGGCAGTACAACGGCCCCTCGTTCGTCTACCGGGTCGAACTCCACAGCGGCGACGTGGTCCACTGCATGCACAATCACGTCGAGACGTTCGCGGCCGGCGAACCGGTCGCGGTGCAGCTCGCGGCCGACCACGACTTGGCCTGGTACCCCGCGGAGTAG
- a CDS encoding dolichyl-phosphate hexose transferase, which translates to MSTQRAERATDDGFTFDDLAVVMGTYNEADAIGTVLSDIADVTDGRAEVVCVDGSSDRTPEIAREHGATVIEQEPRGYGVAVREAVLTPDRPVIVTTDCDDTYPMERLPDFLAEVNDGADVVSGDRLYYGADEMPGMNKLGNELFALLASVLMGERVHDTTTGMRAYRREVVRKIEWTENTGLSAELLMRPLMREYDVRERPIEYDERRGETKLDPLSGGAAIAKSIVRVAFEERFR; encoded by the coding sequence ATGAGCACGCAGCGAGCCGAGCGCGCCACTGACGACGGATTCACGTTCGACGACCTCGCGGTCGTGATGGGAACGTACAACGAAGCGGACGCCATCGGGACCGTCCTCTCCGACATCGCCGACGTGACCGACGGCCGAGCCGAAGTCGTCTGCGTCGACGGGTCCAGCGACCGGACGCCCGAGATCGCCCGAGAGCACGGTGCGACGGTGATCGAACAGGAGCCACGGGGATACGGCGTCGCGGTCCGCGAGGCCGTGCTGACGCCCGACCGACCGGTTATCGTCACGACGGACTGCGACGACACCTATCCGATGGAGCGGCTGCCGGACTTCCTCGCGGAGGTAAACGACGGCGCGGACGTCGTCAGCGGTGACCGGCTCTACTACGGGGCCGACGAGATGCCGGGGATGAACAAGCTCGGCAACGAGCTGTTCGCGCTCTTAGCGAGCGTCCTGATGGGGGAACGCGTCCACGACACGACGACGGGGATGCGCGCCTATCGCCGCGAGGTCGTCCGGAAGATCGAGTGGACCGAGAACACCGGTCTCTCCGCGGAGCTGCTGATGCGGCCGCTGATGCGCGAGTACGACGTGCGCGAGCGTCCCATCGAGTACGACGAGCGCAGGGGCGAGACGAAGCTCGATCCTCTCTCCGGCGGTGCGGCGATCGCCAAATCCATCGTGCGCGTGGCGTTCGAAGAGCGGTTCCGCTGA
- the trmB gene encoding HTH-type sugar sensing transcriptional regulator TrmB — MSGDDLEASLEQVITRFDLGEYEIAAYLAVLQHGELTASEIAENTDIPQPRVYDTVRSLSDVGLVELKESRPMKVLAIDPRDAFGDIQQSLDDLVEDLSSRYTAPAREPEAVSLVKSRPTILRYLEDIIDAAEYELTLSLTPSLLNRLESQLAARREEGIATEILLSPAKEAPDPDEFDYLSVATTVKGRRGITTPVVAVADGNYSMYATRESIRGDADRYGVIFNRSELGFLVSGFLNTVLWTTADVIAENGMGIPFPRRYGTIRRCISDLAALDEEFYATIEGRDVETGDHWVVQGKVGEVSFGPNREVATLVVETTDGPVDVGGQLAAYEDIEAYEIQVARDEPPSV; from the coding sequence ATGTCAGGCGACGACTTGGAAGCTTCACTCGAGCAAGTAATCACGCGATTCGACCTCGGTGAATACGAGATCGCCGCGTACCTCGCCGTGCTCCAGCACGGCGAACTGACGGCGTCGGAGATCGCGGAGAACACCGACATCCCACAGCCGCGAGTGTACGATACGGTCCGGAGCCTCAGCGACGTGGGGCTCGTCGAACTCAAGGAGTCGCGACCGATGAAGGTGCTCGCCATCGACCCGCGAGACGCCTTCGGCGACATCCAGCAGTCGCTCGACGACCTCGTCGAGGACCTCTCCTCGCGGTACACAGCGCCGGCCCGCGAACCGGAGGCCGTCTCGCTGGTGAAGTCCCGACCGACGATTCTCCGCTACCTCGAAGACATCATCGACGCGGCGGAGTACGAGCTGACGCTGTCGCTGACGCCATCGCTGTTGAACCGGCTGGAGTCACAGCTCGCCGCGCGACGCGAGGAGGGGATCGCCACCGAGATACTCCTCTCGCCGGCGAAAGAGGCCCCCGACCCGGACGAGTTCGACTACCTCTCGGTGGCGACGACGGTGAAGGGGCGGCGGGGGATCACGACGCCCGTCGTCGCGGTCGCCGACGGCAACTACTCGATGTACGCCACGCGGGAGTCGATCCGGGGCGACGCCGACCGATACGGCGTCATCTTCAATCGCTCCGAGCTGGGCTTTCTGGTCTCCGGCTTCCTCAACACCGTTCTCTGGACGACGGCGGACGTCATCGCCGAGAACGGTATGGGTATTCCATTCCCGCGTCGCTACGGGACGATCAGGCGGTGTATCTCCGATCTGGCGGCGCTCGACGAGGAGTTCTACGCGACCATCGAGGGACGCGACGTCGAGACGGGCGACCACTGGGTCGTCCAGGGGAAAGTCGGGGAGGTGTCGTTCGGTCCAAACCGCGAGGTGGCGACGCTCGTCGTCGAGACGACCGACGGCCCCGTCGACGTCGGCGGGCAGTTGGCGGCCTACGAGGACATCGAAGCCTACGAGATACAGGTCGCCCGGGACGAGCCGCCGTCCGTCTAA
- a CDS encoding ABC transporter ATP-binding protein, which translates to MASLTLDNVTKVFDDDGEQIVAVDDVSIDIADGEFLVLVGPSGCGKSTTLRMIAGLEEISEGEIRLDGEVVNDIPAKERNAAMVFQSYALYPHMSVRENMAFGLEESTDLSDEEINGRVEEAAEMLGIPELIDRRPDELSGGQQQRVALGRAIVRDPDVFLMDEPLANLDAKLRAEMRTELQRLQDDIGVATVYVTHNQVEAMTMSDRVAILNDGVLQQCATPLECYHQPNNLFVAGFIGEPSMNFFDAELRGSTLVTDEFEYDLSEETISSLGGTTDLVLGIRPEDVELRSSVDSEHDYRATVDVVEPMGDENVIHLVFEGDERAEENLFTAVLDGMKSVDAGQRLVARFPESAVHLFDRETGEALHNRKLEAAGSPRVQ; encoded by the coding sequence ATGGCAAGTCTTACACTCGACAACGTAACGAAAGTATTCGACGACGACGGCGAGCAGATCGTCGCCGTCGACGATGTCTCCATCGACATCGCCGACGGCGAGTTTCTCGTACTGGTCGGCCCGTCCGGCTGTGGGAAGTCCACGACGCTCCGGATGATCGCGGGTCTCGAAGAGATTAGCGAAGGGGAAATTCGGCTCGACGGCGAAGTCGTCAACGACATCCCGGCCAAAGAGCGGAACGCGGCGATGGTGTTCCAGTCCTACGCGCTGTATCCACACATGTCCGTCCGGGAGAACATGGCGTTCGGACTGGAGGAATCGACCGACCTCTCGGACGAGGAGATAAACGGGCGCGTCGAAGAGGCCGCCGAGATGCTCGGCATCCCGGAACTCATCGACCGGCGTCCGGACGAGTTGTCTGGTGGGCAACAACAGCGCGTGGCACTCGGTCGCGCCATCGTCCGGGACCCCGACGTCTTCCTCATGGACGAGCCGCTGGCGAACTTGGACGCGAAGCTCCGCGCGGAGATGCGGACCGAGCTCCAGCGACTGCAGGACGACATCGGCGTCGCCACCGTGTACGTCACGCACAATCAGGTGGAGGCGATGACGATGTCCGACCGCGTCGCGATCCTCAACGACGGCGTCCTCCAGCAGTGTGCGACGCCGCTCGAGTGTTATCACCAGCCGAACAACCTCTTCGTCGCGGGGTTCATCGGCGAGCCGTCGATGAACTTCTTCGACGCCGAGCTGCGGGGGTCGACGCTCGTCACCGACGAGTTCGAGTACGACCTCTCCGAGGAGACGATCTCCTCGCTGGGCGGGACGACGGACCTCGTGTTGGGCATCCGACCGGAAGACGTCGAGCTGCGCTCCAGCGTCGACTCCGAGCACGACTACAGAGCGACCGTCGACGTCGTCGAGCCGATGGGCGACGAGAACGTCATCCACCTCGTCTTCGAGGGCGACGAGCGGGCCGAAGAGAACCTCTTCACCGCCGTCCTCGACGGGATGAAGAGCGTCGACGCGGGACAGCGACTCGTCGCGCGCTTCCCGGAGTCCGCGGTCCACCTCTTCGACCGCGAGACCGGCGAGGCGTTACACAACCGGAAACTCGAGGCCGCCGGCTCGCCCCGCGTGCAATAG
- a CDS encoding ABC transporter substrate-binding protein — MTDDNSDKRLTRRNALRIAGAAGAASLAGCGGDGGDGGSTDGDGGDGGSTSGDGGDGGATQTQALEVAHWWGEGDGLEAIQDMMNAFTEKYPNVQFDENLIAGGAGSNLQSNIRTRIQNGNHPSTWQQWPGAALKPYTDANLLKDIGQSVWSENGMKENYLAGPKAAAQPAGNYVTVPLNIHRLNNVFYNVSVIEDAGVDPSSLETPSDLTGALKAVSDAGYTGMAHQTNSPWSTVQLFATVYLGVTDPETYAATFEEGKINANSDSLGQALDIVREYSQYYPSDAGSISWTEANNGVINGEAGFIHQGDWAAGTYITNDLKYGEEWDYVVFPGTAGSYSLNMDSFPYPVNNPSPDATTKWCQFAGTTEAQEIFCPGKGAIPPRKDASTEPFNEFSSDQIEDFQNSSAQPRSLAHGLAAPPAVASGVNSAISSFISGGSNDEVISQLANAYSQ; from the coding sequence ATGACTGACGACAACTCTGACAAACGGCTCACACGACGGAACGCGCTTCGAATCGCCGGTGCCGCAGGTGCTGCATCGCTCGCCGGCTGTGGTGGCGACGGCGGCGACGGCGGCAGTACCGACGGCGACGGCGGCGATGGGGGCAGTACCAGCGGCGACGGCGGCGACGGCGGTGCAACGCAGACGCAGGCGCTCGAAGTCGCTCACTGGTGGGGAGAGGGCGACGGACTGGAAGCGATTCAGGACATGATGAACGCCTTCACCGAGAAGTATCCCAACGTTCAGTTCGACGAGAACCTCATCGCCGGCGGAGCCGGTTCGAACCTCCAGTCCAACATCCGAACCCGCATCCAGAACGGCAACCACCCCAGCACCTGGCAGCAGTGGCCCGGTGCGGCGCTGAAGCCGTACACGGACGCGAACCTCCTCAAGGACATCGGCCAGTCCGTCTGGAGCGAGAACGGGATGAAGGAGAACTACCTCGCCGGCCCGAAGGCCGCGGCGCAGCCGGCCGGGAACTACGTGACGGTCCCGCTCAACATTCACCGCCTCAACAACGTCTTCTACAACGTCAGCGTCATCGAGGACGCCGGTGTGGACCCGTCGAGCCTCGAGACGCCGTCGGATCTCACCGGCGCGCTCAAGGCCGTCAGCGACGCCGGATACACGGGCATGGCACACCAGACCAACTCCCCGTGGTCGACCGTCCAGCTCTTCGCAACGGTGTACCTGGGCGTCACGGACCCCGAGACGTACGCCGCGACGTTCGAGGAGGGCAAGATCAACGCCAACTCCGACTCCCTCGGGCAGGCGCTCGACATCGTCCGCGAGTACAGCCAGTACTACCCGAGCGACGCGGGCTCCATCTCGTGGACCGAGGCCAACAACGGCGTCATCAACGGCGAGGCCGGCTTCATCCACCAGGGCGACTGGGCGGCCGGCACCTACATCACGAACGACCTGAAGTACGGCGAGGAGTGGGACTACGTCGTCTTCCCGGGCACCGCCGGGTCGTACTCCCTGAACATGGACTCGTTCCCCTACCCGGTCAACAACCCGTCGCCGGACGCGACCACGAAGTGGTGCCAGTTCGCCGGCACGACCGAGGCACAGGAGATCTTCTGCCCCGGCAAGGGCGCGATTCCGCCCCGGAAGGATGCCTCGACCGAGCCGTTCAACGAGTTCTCCTCCGACCAGATCGAGGACTTCCAGAACAGCAGCGCCCAGCCGCGCTCGCTGGCCCACGGACTCGCGGCACCGCCCGCCGTCGCCTCGGGTGTCAACTCCGCCATCTCCTCGTTCATCTCCGGCGGCTCGAACGACGAGGTCATCAGTCAGCTGGCCAACGCGTACAGCCAGTAA
- a CDS encoding glucose 1-dehydrogenase, whose translation MKAIGVTRDVDEPQFLDVPRPEPGEGEALVRTLRVGVDGTDHEVIAGSHGGFPEGEDYMVLGHEAVGVVEEPNGTGLEVGQVVVPTVRRKPDGETNEYFRRGEPDMAPAGEYVERGIVGGHGYMAEYFTSPADYLVPVSDELAEYGFFVEPISITEKANEHAYATREPFEWRPEAACVLGNGSLGLLTLWMFGREYDRTYCVGRRDRPDPTIDIIEELGATYVDSRETSVDEIPDEYEPIDYIYEATGFAPHVIETVHALAPNGVGALLGIPEPWDFEVDGGSLHNELVLHNKCLIGTVNSHIKHFEYAVDTLESMPEWLLEALVTTIATPEAVEPAFADDAEQIKAVVEFDTL comes from the coding sequence ATGAAAGCGATTGGTGTCACCCGCGACGTCGACGAACCGCAGTTTCTGGACGTGCCGCGTCCGGAACCCGGTGAGGGCGAAGCGCTCGTTCGCACGCTTCGGGTGGGCGTGGACGGGACAGACCACGAAGTCATCGCCGGGTCACACGGTGGGTTTCCGGAGGGCGAGGATTACATGGTTCTGGGCCACGAGGCCGTCGGCGTCGTCGAGGAGCCGAACGGGACCGGCCTGGAGGTGGGACAGGTCGTCGTCCCGACGGTCCGGCGCAAACCGGACGGCGAGACGAACGAGTACTTCCGCCGCGGCGAGCCGGACATGGCACCGGCCGGCGAGTACGTCGAGCGGGGGATCGTGGGTGGACACGGCTACATGGCGGAGTACTTCACGTCGCCCGCGGACTACCTCGTCCCCGTCTCCGATGAACTCGCCGAGTACGGCTTCTTCGTCGAACCGATCTCCATCACGGAGAAGGCGAACGAACACGCGTACGCGACGCGAGAGCCGTTCGAATGGCGGCCAGAGGCCGCCTGCGTGCTCGGTAACGGCTCGCTCGGCCTGTTGACGCTCTGGATGTTCGGACGGGAGTACGACCGCACCTACTGCGTCGGCCGCCGTGACCGACCGGACCCGACCATCGACATCATCGAAGAGCTCGGCGCGACCTACGTCGACTCGCGCGAGACGTCCGTCGACGAGATCCCCGACGAGTACGAGCCCATCGACTACATCTACGAGGCCACCGGGTTCGCGCCCCACGTCATCGAGACGGTCCACGCGCTCGCGCCGAACGGCGTCGGCGCGCTGCTGGGCATCCCCGAACCCTGGGACTTCGAAGTCGACGGCGGGTCGCTACACAACGAACTGGTGTTACACAACAAGTGCCTTATCGGCACCGTCAACTCCCACATCAAGCACTTCGAGTACGCCGTCGACACGCTCGAATCGATGCCGGAGTGGCTGCTCGAAGCGCTCGTCACGACGATCGCGACGCCCGAGGCGGTCGAGCCGGCGTTCGCCGACGACGCGGAACAGATCAAGGCGGTCGTCGAGTTCGACACGCTGTAA